One Deinococcota bacterium DNA window includes the following coding sequences:
- the rplB gene encoding 50S ribosomal protein L2, with protein sequence MPTKKYRPYTPSRRFMTTSDFAEVTKGTPEKSLTGPIKKTGGRNNRGRTTSRFRGGGHKRRYRIIDFRRRDKETIPAKVATVEYDPNRSARIALLNYADGEKRYVLAPQGIAVGQRVMAGPEAEPVTGNALPLRFIPVGTVVHNIELVPGKGAQLARSAGTSVQIQGRDGNYVTLRLPSGELRRVHGECYATVGTVGNAEHKNVVLGKAGRKRWMGRKPHQRGSAMNPVDHPLGGGEGRSPRGRQPVSPWGQLAKGLKTRTKRKTSSKFIVRRRKEK encoded by the coding sequence ATGCCGACCAAGAAATACCGTCCCTATACCCCCTCCCGCCGCTTCATGACCACCTCGGACTTTGCCGAAGTGACTAAGGGCACGCCTGAAAAGTCGCTGACAGGGCCCATCAAGAAGACCGGCGGCAGGAACAACCGCGGCCGCACCACCAGCCGCTTTCGCGGCGGCGGCCACAAGCGCCGCTACCGGATCATCGACTTTCGCCGCCGCGACAAGGAGACCATCCCGGCCAAGGTGGCGACCGTCGAATACGACCCCAACCGCAGCGCCCGCATCGCGCTTCTCAACTACGCCGACGGCGAAAAGCGCTACGTGCTGGCGCCGCAAGGCATTGCCGTCGGTCAGCGGGTCATGGCCGGTCCCGAGGCCGAGCCCGTCACCGGCAACGCCCTGCCGCTGCGCTTTATTCCCGTCGGTACGGTCGTGCACAACATCGAGCTCGTTCCCGGCAAGGGCGCGCAGCTCGCGCGCAGCGCCGGCACCAGCGTGCAGATCCAGGGCCGCGACGGCAACTACGTGACGCTCCGCCTGCCGTCTGGTGAACTGCGCCGCGTCCACGGCGAGTGCTACGCCACCGTGGGCACGGTCGGCAACGCCGAGCACAAGAACGTCGTCCTCGGCAAGGCCGGCCGCAAGCGCTGGATGGGCCGCAAGCCGCACCAGCGCGGCAGCGCCATGAACCCGGTCGATCACCCGCTCGGCGGCGGCGAGGGCCGCAGCCCGCGCGGCCGCCAGCCCGTGAGCCCCTGGGGCCAGCTGGCCAAGGGCTTAAAAACCCGCACCAAGCGCAAGACCAGCTCGAAGTTCATCGTTCGTCGCCGGAAGGAGAAATAA
- the rplN gene encoding 50S ribosomal protein L14, with the protein MIQQETFLEVADNSGARRIQCIRVLGTGTQFVGGVGDIIVAAVKDAIPRAGVKKGDVVKAVIVRTKKEINRSDGSSIRFDNNAAVIINNQNEPRGTRVFGPVARELREKRFMRIVSLAPEVL; encoded by the coding sequence ATGATCCAGCAAGAAACCTTTTTGGAGGTCGCCGACAACTCGGGCGCGCGGCGCATCCAGTGCATCCGCGTCTTGGGTACCGGCACGCAGTTCGTGGGCGGCGTCGGCGACATCATCGTGGCGGCCGTCAAAGACGCCATTCCCCGCGCCGGCGTCAAGAAGGGCGACGTGGTCAAGGCCGTTATCGTCCGCACCAAGAAGGAGATCAACCGCAGTGATGGCTCGTCGATCCGTTTCGACAACAACGCCGCGGTGATAATCAACAACCAAAACGAGCCGCGCGGCACCCGGGTCTTCGGCCCCGTCGCCCGCGAGCTCCGCGAGAAGCGCTTTATGCGCATCGTCTCGCTGGCCCCGGAGGTGCTGTGA
- the rplE gene encoding 50S ribosomal protein L5 encodes MREPLRQKYLDEIAPELQKRHDYGNVMAIPRLEKIVINMGIGEAKEDSKVIEQASKELARIALQRPVVTKSKKSVSNFKLRAGMPIGIKVTLRGERMWAFLDKLVNVALPRVRDFRGVNPNSFDGRGNYSLGLKEQLVFPEIGYDEISALRGMDVVIVSTAKSDEEARSLLELLGMPFRK; translated from the coding sequence ATTAGAGAACCGCTCAGGCAGAAGTACCTGGATGAGATCGCCCCGGAGCTGCAAAAGCGCCACGACTACGGCAACGTCATGGCCATTCCGCGCCTCGAGAAGATCGTCATCAACATGGGCATCGGCGAAGCTAAGGAGGACTCCAAGGTGATCGAGCAGGCCAGCAAGGAGCTCGCCCGCATCGCCTTGCAGCGCCCCGTGGTCACCAAGTCGAAAAAGTCGGTGTCGAACTTCAAGCTCCGCGCCGGCATGCCCATCGGCATCAAGGTGACGCTCCGCGGCGAGCGCATGTGGGCCTTTTTGGACAAGCTGGTCAACGTGGCCCTGCCGAGGGTGCGCGACTTCCGCGGCGTAAATCCCAATTCCTTCGACGGCCGCGGCAACTATAGCCTGGGCCTCAAGGAGCAGCTTGTCTTTCCCGAAATAGGTTACGACGAGATCAGCGCCCTGCGCGGCATGGATGTCGTCATCGTCAGCACCGCCAAGAGCGACGAAGAGGCCAGGAGCCTGCTAGAGCTCCTCGGCATGCCCTTCAGAAAGTAG
- the rplP gene encoding 50S ribosomal protein L16: MLLPKRVKYRKQMRGRMTGATKGGDYMAFGDYGLVAMEPAWIKSNQIEACRITMSRYFKRGGKIYIRVFPDKPVTKKPAETRMGKGKGAVEYWVAVVKPGRVMFEVANVTEEQAKEAFRLAAHKLPIKTKMVTREVYDEAQ, encoded by the coding sequence ATGCTCCTGCCCAAACGCGTCAAGTACCGCAAGCAGATGCGCGGGCGCATGACCGGCGCCACCAAGGGCGGCGACTATATGGCCTTTGGCGACTACGGCTTGGTGGCCATGGAGCCCGCCTGGATCAAGTCGAACCAGATCGAGGCCTGCCGGATCACCATGAGCCGCTACTTCAAGCGCGGCGGCAAGATCTATATCCGCGTCTTCCCCGACAAGCCCGTCACCAAAAAGCCCGCCGAAACCCGCATGGGTAAGGGCAAGGGCGCGGTCGAGTACTGGGTCGCCGTGGTCAAGCCCGGCCGGGTGATGTTCGAGGTCGCCAACGTCACCGAGGAGCAGGCCAAGGAGGCCTTTAGGCTGGCCGCCCACAAGCTGCCTATCAAGACCAAGATGGTCACGCGCGAGGTCTACGATGAAGCCCAATGA
- a CDS encoding type Z 30S ribosomal protein S14 has translation MATTAQIEKAKRKPKFSSRQINRCSRCGRSRSFLRDFALCRICMREMAHKGYLPGVRKASW, from the coding sequence ATGGCGACCACCGCACAGATCGAAAAGGCCAAGCGCAAACCCAAATTCTCGAGCCGCCAGATCAACCGCTGCTCACGCTGCGGCCGTTCGCGCTCCTTTTTGCGCGACTTCGCCCTCTGCCGCATCTGCATGCGCGAGATGGCGCACAAGGGTTACCTGCCCGGCGTCAGGAAGGCGAGCTGGTAA
- the rplX gene encoding 50S ribosomal protein L24, which translates to MKLKKGDRVRVMTGKHRGAEGKVVEVDAAKNRVTIENVNVVKKAQKPTQQNPKGGFSEREASVHASNVRLLDPQTNAPSRVAYKRLDNGRKVRVSVKSGAQLES; encoded by the coding sequence ATGAAGCTCAAGAAGGGCGACAGAGTGCGGGTCATGACCGGCAAGCACCGCGGCGCCGAGGGCAAGGTAGTCGAGGTGGACGCCGCCAAGAACCGGGTAACGATCGAGAACGTCAACGTGGTCAAAAAGGCCCAGAAGCCCACCCAGCAAAACCCCAAGGGCGGCTTCAGCGAGCGCGAGGCCTCGGTCCACGCCAGCAACGTGCGCCTTTTGGACCCGCAGACGAACGCGCCGAGCCGCGTCGCCTATAAGAGGCTCGACAACGGCCGCAAGGTCCGCGTGAGCGTCAAGAGCGGCGCGCAGCTAGAAAGCTAA
- the rpsH gene encoding 30S ribosomal protein S8, with translation MYTDTVADMLTRIRNGAAIGMLSVDIPASKFKKALADILVREGYLGSVQEIAAGPQGVLRVGLKYGPRRKSVINYIGRVSKPGRRAYAKAKVVPVVRGGLGVAIVSTSNGLMVDRDARRQNVGGEVVCEVW, from the coding sequence ATGTATACAGATACCGTGGCAGACATGCTCACCCGGATTCGCAACGGCGCCGCCATCGGCATGCTGAGCGTCGACATCCCGGCCAGCAAATTCAAGAAGGCCTTGGCGGACATCCTCGTTCGCGAGGGCTACTTGGGCTCGGTCCAGGAGATCGCGGCGGGCCCTCAGGGCGTCCTCCGCGTTGGGCTCAAGTACGGCCCGCGGCGCAAGTCGGTCATCAACTACATCGGCCGCGTCTCCAAACCCGGCCGCCGCGCCTACGCCAAGGCCAAGGTGGTGCCGGTGGTGCGCGGCGGTCTGGGCGTCGCCATCGTCTCGACCTCGAACGGCCTGATGGTCGACCGCGACGCCCGGCGCCAGAACGTCGGCGGCGAAGTCGTCTGCGAGGTGTGGTGA
- the rpsS gene encoding 30S ribosomal protein S19 produces MARSLKKGPFIDGHLLDKIDAANDKSDRKVIRTWSRRSTVVPEMVGHTIGVYNGKQHVPVFVQENMVGHKLGEFAPTRTFRGHSGDRKK; encoded by the coding sequence ATGGCACGCAGCCTCAAAAAAGGCCCTTTCATAGACGGGCACCTGCTCGACAAAATAGACGCGGCCAATGACAAGAGCGACCGCAAGGTTATTCGCACCTGGAGCCGCCGCTCGACCGTGGTGCCGGAGATGGTCGGCCACACCATCGGCGTCTACAACGGCAAGCAGCACGTTCCCGTCTTCGTCCAGGAGAACATGGTGGGCCACAAGCTCGGCGAGTTCGCGCCGACGCGGACCTTCCGCGGCCACAGCGGCGACAGGAAAAAGTGA
- the rplV gene encoding 50S ribosomal protein L22, translated as MEAKAHLKMLRVTPRKTRLVADLIRGKDVKQAEDILRFTPKGSAQPILKLLRSARANAVNNHDMFEDALVVSRIFVDEGPVLKRYLPRARGRADTLRKRTSHITIILEEKRG; from the coding sequence ATGGAAGCCAAGGCTCACCTCAAAATGCTCCGCGTCACCCCGCGCAAGACCCGGCTGGTGGCCGATTTGATTCGCGGCAAGGACGTCAAACAGGCCGAAGACATCTTGCGCTTCACCCCCAAGGGTTCGGCCCAGCCGATCCTCAAGCTGTTGAGAAGCGCCAGGGCCAACGCGGTCAACAACCACGACATGTTCGAGGACGCCCTCGTCGTCTCGAGGATCTTCGTCGACGAGGGCCCGGTCTTGAAGCGCTACCTGCCCAGGGCGAGAGGCCGCGCCGACACCCTGCGCAAGCGCACCAGCCACATCACGATCATTTTGGAGGAAAAACGTGGGTAA
- the rpmC gene encoding 50S ribosomal protein L29, producing MKPNEVRNLTQDEIEVEVAKRRQELLDLRFQAAVGQVSNPRRIRAAKREIARLLTIATERATERASERSSARAGEKR from the coding sequence ATGAAGCCCAATGAGGTTCGCAATCTGACCCAGGACGAGATCGAGGTCGAGGTCGCCAAGCGCCGTCAGGAACTCCTCGACCTGCGCTTTCAGGCGGCGGTCGGCCAGGTTAGCAACCCCAGAAGGATCCGCGCCGCCAAGCGTGAGATCGCCCGCTTGCTGACCATTGCCACTGAACGCGCCACTGAACGCGCCAGCGAGCGCTCGAGCGCTCGCGCAGGAGAAAAACGATGA
- the rpsC gene encoding 30S ribosomal protein S3 → MGNKVNPVGFRLGVNKIPSARWYANKKNYGKLLEEDRAIREAVERQLKGAGIARIDIERAAHNINVTIHAAKPGVVIGRGGESIKALRVLLDGLVDGTVSVNVQEVPNANTNAILIAQRIAEQLERRFAFRRAMKQAVQRTMESGARGVKVRCSGRLGGTEQARPEWYAEGRVPLQTLRADIDYGTAEAKTTYGIIGVKAWVFHGEIVGDKSRRAAVLPRPRADEDKSKRRRRPQARRRPGERDDRGDRGDRGGGRGRPDRGERK, encoded by the coding sequence GTGGGTAACAAGGTCAACCCCGTTGGCTTCCGGCTGGGCGTCAACAAGATTCCCTCCGCCCGCTGGTACGCCAACAAGAAAAACTACGGCAAGCTCTTAGAGGAGGACCGCGCCATCCGCGAGGCGGTCGAGCGGCAGCTCAAGGGCGCCGGCATCGCTCGCATCGACATCGAGCGCGCTGCGCACAACATCAACGTGACCATCCACGCGGCCAAGCCCGGTGTGGTCATCGGCCGCGGCGGCGAGTCGATCAAGGCGCTCCGCGTCCTGCTCGACGGCCTGGTCGACGGCACCGTGTCGGTCAACGTTCAGGAGGTGCCCAACGCCAACACCAACGCCATCCTGATCGCGCAGCGCATCGCCGAGCAGCTCGAGCGCCGTTTCGCCTTCCGGCGCGCCATGAAACAAGCCGTGCAGCGCACCATGGAGTCGGGCGCGCGCGGCGTCAAGGTCCGCTGCAGCGGCCGCTTAGGCGGCACCGAGCAGGCTAGGCCCGAGTGGTACGCCGAGGGCCGGGTGCCCCTGCAGACGCTCCGCGCCGACATCGACTACGGCACCGCCGAGGCCAAGACCACCTACGGCATCATCGGCGTCAAGGCCTGGGTCTTTCACGGCGAGATCGTCGGCGACAAGTCGCGCCGCGCCGCCGTCCTGCCCCGGCCGCGGGCCGACGAGGACAAGAGCAAGCGCCGCCGCCGCCCCCAGGCCCGCCGCCGTCCGGGTGAGCGCGACGACCGTGGCGACCGTGGGGACCGTGGTGGTGGCCGTGGCCGCCCCGACAGAGGGGAGCGCAAGTAA
- the rpsQ gene encoding 30S ribosomal protein S17: protein MRKTMQGQVVSSGADKTVTVNVERRFKHPLYGKVVTVSKKYLAHDEENTYGVGDTVEITSRRPISKRKHFAVTKLIEKARA from the coding sequence ATGAGAAAAACGATGCAGGGCCAGGTGGTCAGCAGCGGGGCGGACAAGACCGTGACGGTCAACGTCGAGCGCCGCTTCAAGCACCCCCTCTACGGCAAGGTCGTCACGGTGTCCAAAAAGTACCTGGCCCACGACGAAGAGAACACCTACGGCGTCGGCGACACGGTGGAGATCACCTCGCGCCGCCCCATCAGCAAGCGCAAGCACTTCGCGGTGACCAAGCTCATCGAGAAGGCGAGAGCGTAA